The genomic DNA CTCTGAAGGTAATTTAGCTGTTCTAAACGTATCACTAATTTTTGAAAGTTTATAAAACAACTTACTGTTTTTAGCGTGAAAATAAATTGGAACTATTGGCACATTAGCTTTTTGAGCTAATTTCATAGCAGCTTCTTCCCAAGGTTTATCTACCATTAATTTACCATCTTTATAGGTAGATACTTCTCCTGCTGGAAATATACCCAATGGATGTCCTTCTCTTAAATGCATAATTGCATTTTTAAATCCTGCGATACTGGATTTTGCATCTTTTCTATCTTCAAATGGATTTACGGGCATTATATATGGCTTCATTGGCTCTATACGATGCAAGAGAAAGTTTGCTATAATTTTAAAATCGTCTCGTTTTTCTAGCATTAACTTTAAAAGTAAAATACCGTCAATTCCTCCTAATGGATGGTTTGATACTGTTATATATGCTCCGTCTTTAGGTAAACGCTTTAAATCTTCTTCGGGAATTTCAAATTTAATTTGAAATTCGTTTAAAATAGCATCTAAAAATTCTATTTCTTTTAAATCTTTATTACGGTTGTAAATCTTATTTAAAGTAGAAATTTTTAAAGTCTTCATTAATAGCCAACCAGCAAATGTACCAAACACCCCATACTTATCTAAATGGATTGCTTTTGAGACTTCTTTGGCTGTTACTAACGACATATTTTTATTTGTTAACGCTTACAAATGTAAGCAAAAAGATTATTGAGTTACTATTTGCACTGTTTGTTGAAACAACTGCTTAAGTAACACGGTTTTATCTTTCTCTAGATTTTTAATAGAGGCTTCATCATAATGCCTAATGGTATATAATGATACATTTTCGTGGCAAGTTACTTTAAATTTTGCCTTTAAGTGCAATAATAATTTTTCAAGATTGTTATAATTATTATCTATACATACCGAAAAACTAATTGCTGAGTTTTGTATGACATCAACTTTCATTTTGTAATGAGATAGCAAATTAAATATTTCACTTATATTTTCTTCTACTACATACGAAAAATCTAAAGTTGACAAAGATAAAAGTACTTGGTTTTGTTTTAATATAAAACATGGTAACTGCGGTTCTATTCCTATAGATTTATCTACTGTTGTGCCGTTGTTTTCTGGATTTAAAAAAGATTTTACGTGCAGTGGAATTTCTTTTCTTTGTAATGGTTGCAATGTTTTTGGGTGTATTACAGAGGCGCCATAAAAGGCAAGTTCTATAGCTTCTGTATAAGATATTGTATTCAACAGTTGTGTATTTTTAAAATGTCTAGGATCTCCATTTAATACACCTGGTACATCTTTCCAGATAGTTACACTTTCTGCATTTAAACAATAGGCAAAAATAGCTGCTGTATAATCACTGCCTTCTCTACCTAAGGTTGTTGTAAAGTTATTACTATCACTACCTAAAAAACCTTGAGTTATATACAAAGTATTTGGTTTAACTACTTTGGTAATTATATCTTGAGTTAAATTCCAGTCTACATTTGCACTTCTATAATAGTCATCGGTTTTAATACATTGTCTAACATCTAGCCATGTATTATTAAAATGTTTCTCGTTAAGATAGTTACTAATTATTGTTGTAGATACTAATTCTCCAAAACCTATAACTTGGTCGTAAATAAAGTTGTAGTTTGGAGATTTGTTACTTGTAAAAAATTGTAAAAGCTCTTTAAACAAAACATTAACCAACTCAAAAACTACAGGCCTTGTGTTACCAAATAAATCAAGCATAATTTGATGATGATAATGCTTTATAGTTTGCAGTTCACTTTTGTAATTTTCTTTATCGTTAAGATATTTATCTATAACAACCTCTAACGCATTGGTTGTTTTTCCCATTGCAGAAACTACAATTAATATGTTTTCATGCCCAATTTTTTCTAAAACACTAATAACATTTTTTACTCCATTTGCATCTTTAACTGATGCTCCTCCAAACTTAAATACTCGCACTATATATTTTTTAAATAACTTTTAATTCCAATTTCATTTAAATGTACAACATCCCAATCGCGCTTAACATTTGCTCCTTTTTTTTCATAAAATGCAATTGCAGATTCGTTCCAGTCTAAAACTTCCCAACAAATACGCTTTACACCTTTTTTATTTCCAAATTTCACAACTTCATCTAGTAAGAGTGTTCCTAAACCATGACCTCGCATAGCCTCACTAACAATTAAATCTTCTAAATGCAAAACTTCTCCTTTCCATGTAGAATACCTCATGTAAACTAATGCGGCTCCAACAACTACAGCGTCTTTTTCTACTACAAAACAAGTAAATTTTGGATGCTCACCAAATCCATCATTTTCCAAATCTTTAACTGTAATTTCTACAGCATCTGGTTCTTTTTCATATACAGCAAGTTCAACAATTAAATTGTACACATGCTCCATATCGTTTTTTGTTGCTAAACGTGTGGTATAATTCATAATTTAAAATAAATTGAAAATCAAATATAACTTAAAGTTAAATAGGGTACTATATTTAAATAATGGAAATTAATATAGTTTGTTAAAAAAACCGATATTTGCATAAAGCATTAGTTATATATCATGTCTAGAAAAAATCAAACCTTAGGAGAGTTTATTATTGAAAATCAATCGTCTTTTAGATACAGTTCTGGAGAATTATCAAGATTAATAAATTCTATAAGGCTAGCAGCAAAAGTAGTAAATCATGAAGTAAACAAAGCCGGTTTAGTAGATATTACTGGTGCAGCTGGAGATACTAATATTCAAGGTGAAGACCAGCAAAAATTGGATGTTTATGCTAATGATAAGTTTATACAAACCTTAACTAATAGAAATATTGTTTGCGGTATTGCAAGTGAGGAAGAAGACGATTTTATTTCTATAAATAGCCAGGATGAAAATAACCAGAATAAATATGTTGTTTTAATAGATCCTTTAGATGGCTCATCAAACATAGATGTAAACGTATCTGTTGGAACAATTTTTTCTGTTTATAGACGTGTTACACCTGTTGGAACACCTGTAACAATAGACGATTTTTTACAAAAAGGAAGCGAGCAGGTAGCTGCTGGTTATGTGGTTTATGGTACCTCAACAATGTTAGTTTACACTACCGGTCATGGTGTTAATGGTTTTACATTAAATCCTGCACTAGGAACCTTATATTTATCTCACCCAAATATGGAGTTTCCTGTAGATGGTAAAATATACTCTGTAAACGAAGGGAATTATAATCACTTTCCGCAAGGTGTAAAAGATTATATTAAATACTGCCAAATGGAAGAAGGCGACAGACCATATACTTCAAGATATATTGGGTCTTTAGTTTCAGATTTTCATAGAAATATGATAAAAGGCGGTATTTATTTATATCCAAAAAGCTCAAAAAATTCTGAAGGAAAACTACGTTTGCTATACGAATGTAATCCTATGGC from Lacinutrix sp. 5H-3-7-4 includes the following:
- a CDS encoding aspartate kinase, which translates into the protein MRVFKFGGASVKDANGVKNVISVLEKIGHENILIVVSAMGKTTNALEVVIDKYLNDKENYKSELQTIKHYHHQIMLDLFGNTRPVVFELVNVLFKELLQFFTSNKSPNYNFIYDQVIGFGELVSTTIISNYLNEKHFNNTWLDVRQCIKTDDYYRSANVDWNLTQDIITKVVKPNTLYITQGFLGSDSNNFTTTLGREGSDYTAAIFAYCLNAESVTIWKDVPGVLNGDPRHFKNTQLLNTISYTEAIELAFYGASVIHPKTLQPLQRKEIPLHVKSFLNPENNGTTVDKSIGIEPQLPCFILKQNQVLLSLSTLDFSYVVEENISEIFNLLSHYKMKVDVIQNSAISFSVCIDNNYNNLEKLLLHLKAKFKVTCHENVSLYTIRHYDEASIKNLEKDKTVLLKQLFQQTVQIVTQ
- the fbp gene encoding class 1 fructose-bisphosphatase yields the protein MSRKNQTLGEFIIENQSSFRYSSGELSRLINSIRLAAKVVNHEVNKAGLVDITGAAGDTNIQGEDQQKLDVYANDKFIQTLTNRNIVCGIASEEEDDFISINSQDENNQNKYVVLIDPLDGSSNIDVNVSVGTIFSVYRRVTPVGTPVTIDDFLQKGSEQVAAGYVVYGTSTMLVYTTGHGVNGFTLNPALGTLYLSHPNMEFPVDGKIYSVNEGNYNHFPQGVKDYIKYCQMEEGDRPYTSRYIGSLVSDFHRNMIKGGIYLYPKSSKNSEGKLRLLYECNPMAFLAEQANGKASNGFTRILDIEPTELHQRVPFFCGSKNMVEKAEEFMQKTL
- a CDS encoding GNAT family N-acetyltransferase, whose amino-acid sequence is MNYTTRLATKNDMEHVYNLIVELAVYEKEPDAVEITVKDLENDGFGEHPKFTCFVVEKDAVVVGAALVYMRYSTWKGEVLHLEDLIVSEAMRGHGLGTLLLDEVVKFGNKKGVKRICWEVLDWNESAIAFYEKKGANVKRDWDVVHLNEIGIKSYLKNI